One Streptomyces sp. SAI-135 DNA segment encodes these proteins:
- the tatA gene encoding Sec-independent protein translocase subunit TatA: MLRNGLEPWHLLIVAIMIILLFGSKKLPEAARGLGKSMRILKSEAKAMKEDGTGQGTAVPAAQRTTEGDPVG, encoded by the coding sequence ATGCTGCGCAACGGACTGGAGCCCTGGCACCTGCTGATCGTGGCGATCATGATCATTCTCTTGTTCGGCTCCAAGAAGCTGCCCGAGGCGGCCCGCGGGCTCGGCAAGTCGATGCGCATCCTCAAGAGCGAGGCCAAGGCCATGAAGGAGGACGGCACCGGGCAGGGCACCGCCGTCCCGGCCGCGCAACGCACGACCGAGGGCGACCCGGTCGGCTGA
- a CDS encoding SpoIIE family protein phosphatase, whose amino-acid sequence MREPQIDYAAVFRALPGMVALLTPELVYVDVNDDFVRLTGRAREQLLGRYIFDVFPENPHDSAAAGMRETRESMLRAVATGERDTMAVLRYDIEDPQRPGHWQEHFWSPVNAPVLGTDGKVTLIVHRVEEVTELIRARGGPGGDSRARVLEAELYTRARELQEVNERLRKAHAREREVALALQEALLPAPRPLGHHQAAVRYRPAVGALNVCGDWYDLVDLPNDRLAVAVGDVVGHGLPAACVMGQLRSALSAAARVADGPARALEALGLYARSVDGAESTTAATAFIDWDDRTLTYSSAGHLPPALLHPDGTVSFLDRATDPPLGASPEHASRPEAISPFEEGATLVLYTDGLIERRTEDIDTGLARLTDALTRHRHAGPDELADALLTELLPPTGNADDTALVVIRL is encoded by the coding sequence ATGAGGGAACCGCAGATCGACTACGCGGCGGTCTTCCGGGCCCTGCCCGGCATGGTGGCGTTGCTGACGCCCGAGCTGGTGTACGTCGACGTCAACGACGACTTCGTACGCCTGACCGGTCGCGCCCGCGAGCAGCTGCTGGGCCGCTACATCTTCGACGTCTTCCCCGAGAACCCCCATGACTCGGCCGCGGCCGGGATGCGGGAGACGCGTGAGTCGATGCTGCGCGCGGTGGCCACCGGCGAGCGCGACACCATGGCGGTGCTCCGCTACGACATCGAGGACCCCCAGCGGCCCGGCCACTGGCAGGAGCACTTCTGGAGCCCGGTCAACGCCCCGGTCCTCGGCACCGACGGGAAGGTGACCCTGATAGTGCACCGGGTGGAGGAGGTCACCGAGCTCATCCGGGCCCGCGGCGGACCGGGCGGCGACAGCCGGGCCCGCGTGCTGGAGGCCGAGCTGTACACCCGGGCCCGGGAACTCCAGGAGGTCAACGAACGCCTGCGCAAGGCACACGCCCGCGAGCGTGAGGTCGCCCTGGCCCTCCAGGAGGCCCTGCTGCCCGCCCCCCGGCCGCTGGGCCACCATCAGGCGGCGGTCCGCTACCGGCCCGCCGTCGGCGCCCTGAACGTGTGCGGTGACTGGTACGACCTGGTCGACCTGCCGAACGACCGTCTCGCCGTCGCGGTCGGTGACGTGGTGGGCCACGGTCTGCCCGCGGCCTGTGTCATGGGCCAGCTGCGCAGCGCCCTGAGCGCGGCCGCCCGCGTCGCCGACGGTCCGGCCCGGGCTCTGGAGGCCCTCGGGCTGTACGCCCGCTCCGTCGACGGCGCCGAGTCGACCACGGCCGCGACGGCCTTCATCGACTGGGACGACCGCACGCTCACCTACAGCAGCGCGGGCCATCTCCCGCCCGCCCTGCTGCACCCCGACGGCACGGTGTCCTTCCTGGACCGGGCCACCGACCCGCCGCTCGGCGCCAGCCCCGAACACGCCAGCCGTCCGGAGGCCATCTCGCCCTTCGAGGAGGGCGCCACGCTGGTCCTCTACACGGACGGTCTGATCGAACGCCGCACCGAGGACATCGACACCGGTCTGGCCCGTCTCACCGACGCGCTCACCCGTCACCGCCACGCCGGCCCCGACGAGCTGGCCGACGCCCTGCTGACGGAGCTGCTCCCACCCACCGGCAATGCCGACGACACCGCTCTCGTCGTCATCCGCCTCTGA
- a CDS encoding serine/threonine-protein kinase: MSEADEGPGRRVVDGRFELEARLGGGGMGTVWRARDLALHRMVAVKEVRPPDRDLAEYDPDGARALRERVLREARALARIDHPNVVTIHHIVDGGEGTYPWIVMELVSGGSLADRLAQGPMPPAEAARIGRGVLAALAAAHDAGIQHRDVKPANVLLRPDGRPVLTDFGIAAIRETTSLTATGSIIGTPDFMAPERIAGHEGGSASDLWSLAMMLYAAVEGHHPLRRGSTLATLAAVLNEEVPPPMRAGAIGDVLMSVLVRDPAARPSSAVLDRRLAEIEAGQSGPVTAWHQPPSYPLNQPPAVTAPSYPGQYAPPAAPVGGAAGFGPPPVLAGNGQPVTSPVRAGGGNRSGPAAVLAVSGASLAGALALLWWLVPFGGDSGDKGATPDPGVSSSAGSVPGPTGSSTAAPAGRQSQGTTTSLLTPDGIRTAIKALEQETGRDRFGDFSVYDDFVSAEVMVDGSDSKYDTYTYRLGRGVEKGIIKGTLSGGDRPFRLDGFAWDKVPALLDEARKKLNVDDPETRYILVRQPNDTFDTPLGMAVYLSNEYSQSGYLEATTKGKVTRVMPAED, translated from the coding sequence ATGAGTGAGGCAGACGAGGGCCCCGGCAGACGAGTCGTCGACGGGCGCTTCGAGTTGGAGGCCCGCCTCGGCGGGGGCGGCATGGGCACGGTCTGGCGGGCCAGGGACCTGGCGCTGCACAGGATGGTCGCGGTCAAGGAGGTCCGCCCGCCCGACCGGGACCTCGCCGAGTACGACCCGGACGGCGCGCGGGCGCTGCGCGAGCGGGTGCTGCGCGAGGCACGGGCCCTGGCCCGGATCGACCATCCGAACGTCGTCACCATCCACCACATCGTCGACGGCGGCGAGGGCACCTACCCCTGGATCGTCATGGAGCTGGTCAGCGGTGGCTCGCTCGCCGACCGGCTCGCCCAGGGCCCCATGCCACCCGCCGAGGCGGCACGGATCGGCCGGGGCGTCCTCGCCGCACTGGCCGCCGCACACGACGCCGGCATCCAGCACCGGGACGTCAAGCCCGCCAACGTGCTGCTGAGGCCCGACGGCCGCCCGGTCCTCACCGACTTCGGCATCGCCGCGATCCGCGAGACCACCAGCCTCACCGCCACCGGCTCCATCATCGGCACACCCGACTTCATGGCACCGGAACGGATCGCGGGCCACGAGGGCGGATCCGCCTCGGACCTGTGGTCGCTCGCGATGATGCTGTACGCCGCGGTGGAGGGCCACCACCCGCTGCGCCGCGGCAGCACCCTCGCCACCCTCGCCGCCGTCCTCAACGAGGAGGTACCGCCGCCGATGCGGGCCGGCGCCATCGGCGACGTACTGATGAGCGTGCTCGTACGGGATCCGGCGGCGCGGCCCTCGTCCGCCGTGCTGGACCGACGGCTGGCGGAGATCGAGGCCGGGCAGAGCGGGCCGGTGACCGCCTGGCACCAGCCCCCCTCCTACCCGCTGAACCAGCCGCCCGCCGTGACGGCTCCCTCCTACCCGGGGCAGTACGCCCCGCCCGCCGCTCCCGTCGGCGGTGCCGCCGGGTTCGGGCCGCCGCCCGTGCTCGCCGGAAACGGTCAGCCGGTGACCTCGCCCGTCCGGGCGGGCGGCGGGAATCGGTCCGGACCTGCCGCCGTGCTCGCCGTGTCGGGGGCCTCGCTCGCGGGTGCCCTGGCCCTGCTGTGGTGGCTGGTGCCCTTCGGCGGGGACTCGGGTGACAAGGGCGCCACCCCGGACCCCGGCGTCTCGTCCTCCGCCGGCTCGGTGCCGGGCCCGACCGGTTCCTCGACCGCAGCCCCGGCAGGCCGACAGTCGCAGGGGACGACCACGTCCCTGCTCACCCCCGACGGCATCCGCACCGCCATCAAGGCCCTTGAGCAGGAGACCGGCCGGGACCGGTTCGGTGACTTCAGCGTCTACGACGACTTCGTCTCGGCCGAGGTGATGGTCGACGGCAGCGACAGCAAGTACGACACCTACACGTACCGCCTGGGGCGGGGCGTGGAGAAGGGCATCATCAAGGGCACCCTGTCCGGCGGCGACCGGCCCTTCCGCCTCGACGGCTTCGCCTGGGACAAGGTGCCCGCACTCCTCGACGAGGCCCGCAAGAAGCTCAACGTCGACGACCCGGAAACCCGCTACATCCTGGTCAGGCAGCCCAACGACACCTTTGACACCCCTCTCGGCATGGCCGTGTACCTGAGCAACGAGTACAGCCAGTCCGGCTATCTGGAGGCGACCACCAAGGGCAAGGTGACCCGCGTCATGCCCGCGGAGGACTGA